In the Malus domestica chromosome 16, GDT2T_hap1 genome, one interval contains:
- the LOC103403425 gene encoding uncharacterized protein has protein sequence MASSSKSLKEYLKRYEVNNEEDKKKKKKNKKQKTKAEPMGVLVVDEDPVWQKPVNVEEDNGDNSSDEDKPVVDEDIEIKRMKRLQQLRARRPFNSISEDGSGWVTVGDSPPKQSNSDLSPPRRERSLVLKSEPMSPKNRREDADLSPPRQRRKRHHTPSPEPETNHEYLPPPPGSDLSPPRKRRQDVDTDLSSPRKSRKDSNKDLSPPRKGRKYADSDLSPPRKGRNNVDADLSPPRNSRRDVDTDLSPPRKSRKDVDGDLSPPRNKKQVTPHPRKEQPKVGLISGREISDEINKTKKDEWLRFQQMDPSVSGREAVPIYRDKKTGERISKEELLKSQRKIDEKPKEIKLEWGKGLAQKREAETKLEELELEKDKPFARTRDDPELDKILKERTRWGDPMAHLVKKKHSEPVLSNLGDDEKMKESGFIIPQDIPVHSWLKRGLDAAPNRYGIRPGRHWDGVDRSNGFEKGMFKRKNEKQATEAEAYLWSVADM, from the exons ATGGCGTCTTCGAGTAAATCTTTGAAAGAGTATTTGAAACGGTATGAAGTGAATAATGAAGAggataagaagaaaaagaagaagaacaagaagcagAAAACCAAGGCGGAGCCAATGGGCGTTTTAGTGGTTGATGAAGACCCTGTTTGGCAGAAACCGGTGAATGTTGAGGAAGATAATGGTGACAATTCATCGGATGAAGACAAACCTGTAGTTGATGAGGACATTGAGATTAAGAGGATGAAGAGACTTCAACAATTGAGGGCCAGACGTCCCTTTAATTCCATATCCGAAGATGGAAGCGGTTGGGTTACAGTTGGAGACTCTCCTCCTAAACAGTCAAACTCTGATTTATCTCCACCTCGTAGGGAGAGGAGTTTGGTTCTGAAATCTGAACCAATGTCTCCGAAAAATAGGAGGGAAGATGCTGACTTGTCACCTCCACGACAGAGACGGAAGCGCCACCACACCCCGTCACCCGAGCCTGAAACAAATCACGAGTACTTGCCTCCTCCTCCTGGATCAGACCTTTCACCCCCAAGGAAAAGGAGGCAGGATGTTGATACAGATCTGTCTTCACCAAGGAAGAGCAGGAAGGATAGTAATAAAGATCTGTCTCCACCAAGGAAGGGCAGGAAGTACGCTGATTCAGATCTTTCTCCACCGAGGAAAGGTAGGAACAATGTTGATGCTGATCTTTCTCCACCAAGGAATAGCAGGAGGGATGTTGATACTGATCTTTCCCCACCAAGGAAAAGCAGGAAGGATGTTGATGGTGATCTTTCCCCGCCAAGGAATAAAAAGCAAGTTACTCCGCACCCTCGTAAAGAGCAACCAAAAGTTGGTCTGATCTCTGGCCGAGAGATTAGTGACGAGATCAATAAAACGAAGAAGGATGAGTGGTTAAG ATTTCAACAGATGGATCCTTCTGTAAGTGGGAGAGAGGCAGTACCTATATATCGTGATAAGAAAACAG GGGAACGCATTTCGAAGGAGGAGCTTTTGAAATCGCAAAGGAAAATAGATGAAAAACCAAAG GAGATAAAGTTGGAATGGGGCAAAGGCTTGGCCCAAAAGCGAGAAGCTGAAACTAAGCTGGAGGAATTAGAACTTGAGAAGGATAAGCCTTTTGCGCGGACTAG AGATGATCCAGAACTCGACAAAATATTGAAAGAGAGGACAAGGTGGGGCGATCCCATGGCACATTTGGTAAAG AAAAAGCATTCCGAGCCAGTTCTCTCTAACTTGGGGGATGATGAGAAAATGAAGGAATCTGGATTCATTATTCCCCAGGATATTCCTGTTCACAGCTGGTTAAAAAGAGGATTGGATGCTGCACCAAATCGATACGGTATAAGACCAGGAAGACATTGGGATGGAGTTGATCGCAGTAACG
- the LOC103403423 gene encoding ATP-dependent Clp protease adapter protein CLPS2, chloroplastic-like, with translation MSMAVTGTATASSFFLTKMIGFAPLSAPPRSCCKVLAVKEGPEIRGGSRVAVTARFGSSKGGGAGVLERPKFDQSGFDPATQLQQGGDIGRSKDKRGVGSGDSYRVLLIDDVRHTEKLVAKVLPQVVPSVTPDVARGLFHKSREDGVAVVIVTVKEHAEFYSQMMIRGGLRSTIEPDSSSP, from the exons ATGAGCATGGCTGTTACAGGAACAGCTACGGCCTCGTCGTTTTTCCTGACCAAGATGATCGGATTCGCTCCTCTGTCAGCTCCGCCGCGCAGTTGTTGTAAGGTTTTGGCTGTCAAGGAAGGCCCAGAAATACGAGGAGGTAGTCGCGTGGCTGTGACGGCCAGGTTTGGGTCTTCCAAGGGCGGTGGCGCCGGAGTGTTGGAGCGCCCCAAGTTTGACCAATCCGGATTTGATCCTGCCACCCAACTTCAACAAG GAGGAGATATTGGACGATCAAAGGACAAGAGAGGTGTTGGTAGCGGAGATAGTTACAGAGTTTTGCTGATTGATGATGTTCGCCACACCGAAAAATTAG TTGCAAAGGTGTTGCCCCAAGTTGTTCCATCTGTTACACCTGATGTTGCAAGAGGATTATTTCACAAATCAAGGGAAGATGGCGTCGCGGTTGTTATCGTTACAGTGAAG GAACATGCGGAATTTTACTCCCAGATGATGATTCGTGGCGGGTTACGATCAACAATAGAACCGGATTCAAGTAGTCCGTGA